Below is a genomic region from Eupeodes corollae chromosome 1, idEupCoro1.1, whole genome shotgun sequence.
TTTGTCATGGTTTACAGCCTTACATCATCTTTGGTCATAAAGACTTTTCGAAATGCGATAGGACTTACCTTAACGATGAATGACAAAAGCTAAAAACCATCAATaaatttccaaattaatttgatgaaaactatatttttagaaGTTGTCCTAGTATCTATTCCCTCGTTGGTAAGATCTTTGGtctcttaattgttttttttatggacACTCTTAAATTATTGAAAGTCACAATTCAAGCCataaatggaattgaaaaaaagtgtaCTAAAACCCGTGGAGCATAAGAATCatgaaaattcaatgattttatttaataacaaaaatgaattatacatatttctgtcttgtattaacaCCAAACGTTTTAAGCACCTGTTTAAGGACAAACTACTAtacttttcttttaagtaatgcaattttttattataagctcAAAAAGTGTTTATTAATCACTGTTGACTTTTCAATTGGAATTAACTCGTTTTTCGAAAGTATTGTAAAAGATTTATAAATAGATGTggtttctaaaaaatgttgtattcaCGTATACactattttcaacaataaattatGGCATACTTAGTGGGAAAAGTTTTAACACAAATCCTtaatgttaaaagtttttatttttatgaactctTGTTTTGCCAAGTATTGATAAATCTCGGATTATTCAAATTGCACATATTCAAATTGCAATCTTGTATAGCGCTCTACATTCCACAGCTTTGGTTTGTACGCAGCCTTACTCGATTAGGATGGGTGCATTTTGTAACATccctgttttttatttgaactgcACCCTGCAGTTTTTAACAACCCTGATTCTTGTacttgtcaaaataaaagaaaagaaaatattcgagTTTGTAGAAAGTCACGTATCGAAAGTgcaattgcaatatttttattctgaccttaaaatatagaagaaatagttaaaaattaaattataaataattacaattatGACTGCATCAGCTTTCTCAACTTCAGAAAGTGTTTCATTAGAACGTCAAGCTGAAACAGACAACGATTTAGACACTTCTTTCGAACAGATTTGGTCCGATAAACATCTAAAAGTTTGCTGTGGCtggataaaacaaaataattatagaaatgtttgtattaaatGTATACTTAAACCTTCTATCTTTTTAAGTAACCATTAATTctgtatttaaattcaaaggtTTGTCTACAATTCCCCGATAACTATCTCCCCTTTAGTGTAAGAATCTCGGATAGCTTGAAGTCTGAATGCAAAACAAATGTCTTTGTTCTTGCCGACACGTCCTATGGCAGTTGTTGTGTTGACGAGGTTACTTTTCCAGGTATCTGGCTAATACAAACACTAATCCATTTTATGGTTGCAGATAGCTGCAGCTCATGTAGAAGCCGACAGTCTGATTCACTTCGGAAATGCGTGTCGTAGCAAAGTTTCACGGCTGCCAGTGCTCTACATGTTCCCAGAGCTTCCTTTCGCAATTGAACACTTTGAAAAACATATCATATCACTTAAAGGACAATCCAAACCAATATCAATCTATCTGGACATAGGCTATCACTACCTTTTGGAGCCGGTAGCGGATAATGTTTTTGCAAGCATCAATACCCTGCTAGCAGGAACAAAAATCTCCATTAAAACTTACCCCTTCGATGAAGAATCCAATGAAGAACACGAAACATCTGATGacagaatttgtatttttatcggAGCCGATAACAATCGTTTCTTCAATCTTTCACTTACGTCCAAAGCCGCACAATGGTTCATTTACAATCCgaaatcaaattcttttgaGGAGAAGAATCCTCTCACTGCCGCCTACATTCGCCGACGATATTTTTACATTGAAAAATGCAAGGATGCTCAAATGCTCGGACTGATTGTAGCCACACTCACATCAGACGGCTACTTGAATGTTGTCACTCGTCTGCAAGAGATGGCCCGGAGCCATGGcattaaaacacaaattatttcagTTGGCCGCATAAACCCAGCAAAGTTAGCAAACTTTCTCGAAATCGATTGTTTCGTTATGATCGGATGCCCCTTCAATAATATGTACACTTCAAAGGAATTCTACAAACCCATTGTTTCAGTATTCGAAGCTGAAATGGCTCTAAATCCAGCTTGGCATATGAAATATCCAGAGTCGTATGTGACTGATTTTAAGGAAATTCTTCCCGAAGGAAGCAATTATTTAGAATTTAAGGCAGGTGATGTAACTGAAAATGACGTCAGTTTGGTAAGTGGGAGAATGCGCAGTTCAGCAATCGGTGATGCCGAAGAGGGTTCGGAGAGTTCGACAACGGTAGCACAGGTGGCAAAAATGCATCTCATGGAGACTTCTAATGGACTGACTTTTGAAGATCGAACATGGAAGGGATTGGATCCGGAACTTGGTTGTACTGAACCGGCGAAAATTCAAAAAGGTTTAAGTGGGATTCCTACGAACTATACCCATGACTAGgactttttatattaattttttttgacaatttttatacattaaaCGCTTTTGCAATAAATTCCTCGCTTTAAATGCAGAAAAAAGGTACAAGTTATTGAAGATCTTCTTTTGAATAAACTATTCTAATTTTTGAATCTTACTCGAATCAACCTATTTTATTTGGAGATTATCCTCTTAgcaaaaagaattgaaaattccTTAACCAgattgttattattaatttttattttcgcgggtactgcctcttgcgaggaattgacaaacccttcaagagtaattattgaGGATTGATGAACCATGGCGGGTAGCGTGAGGCGAAGAGTCGTTCCCGTTTAAGTGGCAGATTTTTAAGCCTTGATTCTTTAAGAATTGTAACGATGGCGGATGGATAcgtttagttagtttttgatttgtttgtttttttgatggAGTTCTTGGAGAATACTAGTTTTGCGAGCATTCTTAAAGTTAGTGTGTCTCTTTGTTCTTCGATGCTGGGGAGGCCTGCTGCTTCagttatgatattttttgttggaaaggCGTTTATGCTTCTTCTAGCTGCTGTATGGCATatgctttttataaaatagaaatatctGCATAGCTGCAATGAATTaaaagctgataattaattagcATTGCGTTAATATCATCGAAGGCAGTAATAAACAGTATTACCAAGAGAGGTGATCCCTGGGGAATACCGTTATGAAGTGGTTAGCTGGAAGAGTAGACGTTGTTGGTTTTTACTgctctttaaaaatattctatgtATCCGTATATTCTGCTTTCAACACCCCACTTATgaacttatttaataaaatatgggGACCTATACGATCGGATCGAAAGCTTTTTCGAAATCAAGAGAGAGTatggaaatatgttttttggttGAAAGAGCATTTGAAATGGCATGGTCGATATAACCTCTTTGGGCCTTAAACGCAACTTTATTGAGGCTAATAAGATTATTCTTTTCAGCGAACCACAACAAACGTTTTGAGATTATCTTTTCCATTATTTTGAACATATGTACATGGGATAAGAGAGATGGGGCGAtaaccttcaattttattttcatcttttttgggTTTTGGAATAGATATGACTGTTGCAGATTTCCAGGATTGAGGGATTTCATGGTTGTTGAGGATTCTGTTGTAGAGGGCTATGATTCTGTGTTTGATTGCGATGGGTAGGTTTTTTAGCATTGGGTAGGAGATCCTGTATCTGTGTGGagtcttaaggcccaactataataggcataagctagcatatgcgcgcataagtaaacgttcgaatacaaagaatctcaatacgagtgaacataatggagtctagctccgtttcgttcaatttttctcagtttcgttaacttaagcacacttaagcaagagcgatcccagtcgctcgccgcataagtaaaatctgacatttagatacgtgagcaaaattgcattatggctatgcagtaatttcgcaaacttaagtgaattatcgttgggcttttgacataagcttatgtttgcttatgcctattatagtttgGCCTTTACCCTTTACTTTATTGAGACAGCTTCAAATTCAATGAATGTTATTGTGTCATCAATCTCTGGGCAGTTGTGGCTGGTTGTAGTATTTGAATGAATTGTAAGgcgtttgttttttcttataagaattggtcagaaaagtttatattttttgaagcgTTTGACCAATTTTGAGCGAAGAGGTTTGCAATGCTTACTGGATCTATGATAGTATTGTTGTTGCTGCCTCCTTAACAAGATACTTTGGAGTTTTGTTGGGAGTTAAGCAGGCACATTTGAATGTATGaggttttaaaaaactaaaaccaaagGCTTAATTAAATAGAACGCGGTCTGGAGGGATGGTACACAATTTTGCACCTCGCTTTCCCTTTCTTCTATTAATTTTTACGATGTCGTTCAAACAATGCGATCAAGGCCAGCTGTCACAAATTGAAGACAACGGTCAAATTagaattgttattaatatttcctCTTTGGTAAAATGACAATTGAACCtttgcattcatttttgtaGCCGTTAATTACGGACAGCGTTCTGTTTGACCAGCCCTTAATATTTTACGTCAAAACTGCTATGAATTCTagtccacttatgtcaaaatgacagataTTCATAAATTTCCATTCAACTGAAAGacgaactttattactctatgatttatttattttgtccataatttcatttaatgattcATGTAAAagagttccttgtcaaattgtaaAAAGGATAAGTAATATTCATATAAGCCTAGTAcataagcctagtacatacttcctcgtgaagtgaacgttcgccagtggagaaagtgaacttttgacattgctcactggtacacacttgtgagtacacgttgtgaacatttgacttcagcttcaccaacagttcccgtacattttgcacgtgaattgcccgtgaacgaaaactctccactttgttctccactcagcttcacgagcaagttcacgggtgaaccaaaaactgaaatttgtatgggttcactagatggttcacaagtatgtactaggctatacttgtgaaccatctcgtgaacccatacaaatttcagtttttggttcacccgtgaacttgctcgtgaagctgagtggagaacaaagtggagagttttcgttcacgggcaattcacgtgcaaaatgtacgggaattgttggtgaagctttgacatttggtttccgcattttaaagtttgtggcTGCTTGCCATGTGATTCAGTGATTTGAATTTCACATTTATTCATGGacataatgtcaaaattacaaatacaacaatgtaaacaaatggattttggagggtgatacgtaagAAGGATTTATGTCTTCATTGTGTTTTTGAAacgtcaaatgttcacaacgtgtactcacaagtgtgtaccagtgagcaatgtcaaaagttcactttttccactggcgaacgttcacttcacgaggaagtatgtactaggcttaaaatacaaaatgcaagTCGAGATGGACTTGTTGCTGCCTTAGgagttttttgtaaacatttatgttttaagtagtttttgcacGAATAACTGAAAGTACAGGTTATTAAAGTTAAGTTCCTAGTtggaagtttatgacacttggcCAAcgaactagttgccttggtcaacatttacgttcaaagaatgcagttgactgcaattgaagttccttatgttgtctgaacctgcccattattgGGTGCGTTCAATTTCAGACTGTATCCGGATACCTGCTATAAAACATCTgggatttcaaaaaaagaattcgaatttgtaaaagtaaataattatatgtttttttttaatcaaattactcATAATGATTGCAGCGAAGGAGAATGCAAAAACAGCTAAGGTATGTTAATGATCCGTTTGCAGTTCAAGAAAgaacttttatacaattttgtcgggtttcaaaaactttgtgtTGGGAAATTATGCAGGAACTCATGTCGCATGATGATCAATCTACTTCACTGCCATTTGCCATTCGAGTAAAGTCAAAATTcggtctttttatttttattttttaagtcttgAAATAGTTTCTTTCAGTGCTTTATTTTCTCGCCCATGGAAATGCGTAGGGAACAACTACATCATTCCTGTAAGCCAATCAACAGTTACCAGTTACCTACATTTGCCGGCTTTTATTAGCTATCAAAAGACAATATATTCGTTTTCCAACCACGATGATGAGACCGAGAATTGAGTATACAAGTAAAGTAAAATGGATGATTCTAAACCCTTTTCCCACATAAGACCTGCCACAAAGTTACCTGGGTATCCCCTGGTGGTCGAACAGAAAACTAAATCGACCATTTTATAATACAATAACGATGGATGAAATCACTTTGCGAAGTGAGGAACGAGAGACGTGCAGGTGCAGGAAGCGACCATCATCTGCTATTAGCGACAATTCGACTGCGAACAGCTGCTGTCCGGAGACGTACAGACACCAccagacaaaaatttaatacaatcgCTTTTAGTGACCCAAATATTTGACGTGATTTTGCAAACactgggcgcattcacaaagctagtggctacgtagccaaaattcaactagctttgtgaatgcaaaactacactacaacgctagtcaatctggaactgtcatattgttgacaaatgcaaatatataaaataagaaacatttttgatttgataactttaacatatcttttgtctttttaaattcaataaaatcaaatttaagacacaatttgaatgacttatacttgtatttaaatactaaacgatttatttcattttgaattcgtgtgtcttatccgagcagctgattgtgaaatgtcaaaatcattctccactaactttgtagccgaattttttacactacttagatttagccaatcaaaatcccttgactacgtagccactagctttgtaaaTGCGCCCACTCTTAACGACAAGACGTCAAATGAGGGGTTAAACTCAAATGTTCCAATTGAGACGTTGTGGGGCAcgataaaaagagtttttactGAAGCTGGATCTGAAACAATACGGAGACAATCTATAGATAAGGATTTGTGGATATCCCAACACACCTGGGACAAAATTACGCACCGTAGAGcactcaaaataaatataaataataaaactgattCGGAAAACGTTTTTGCGAAGTGAGTACTGAGCAGCTCAAAAGATAGTGCAGAGGTGTGTGAGACGAAATAGGAGGACCAGATTAGACAAATTAGCAGAAAGCGCTGGGGAAGCTGCAAGAAGATGTAACGCGAGGATTCTGTACAAAATTACTAAGGATCTTGTAGgccaaaaaatattgtcaaccatCCTGTTTGTGACACGAACGGTAGTGTCAATGGAAGACCAATTGCGGACATGAAAGGAGCACTTCTGTACATTGCCATGACCAGAAAACAAATACCACGATATGTACatcttttaaagaacaacaaagcaaCTGGGCTGCATGGCATACCTGCCCAATTCCTCAAAGCAGACCCCCACTTGGCTGCCGGTATTTTGTTGCAACTTGTTAATTCTGTTTGGGAAAATGAAACCATTCCCAGGGAATGGAAGGACGGGGTAATCGTCAAGATACCAAAAAAAGGCGATCTTTAGAACTGCAATAACTGGAACGGTACCAACATTCTGTCCAACCATCATTCTCGAGAGAATAAAATCTAAGATCGAGTCTACGCTCAAGAGGCATCAAGCAGGATTTCACAGTGGTCGATCATGTGTCTACCATATTGACATCTtgcgaattattcttgaacaatcGTCGGAGTACCAATCGCCGCCTTACCTCATGTTCGTCCATTTTAGTTAGTAGCGTTAGTCGTGATGTTATCTGGAGATTGCTTGGTGCTAGAGGCATTCCTGATAAAATTGTtgccataataaaaaaaaaaattacaacaacgcaaggtgtttcgttttgcacaattgacagctttttgaCGTGTTTGAAGTGCGACAGGGAGTAAGACAGGGTGATGTATTGTCACCGTTCTGTTCTTGCTTGCTATTGATGATATTATGACTGCTCTACGGTGGGCGAACACGAGAGGCCCCTGAGCACGAGAGTAGCCTGAAGTGTATGCTGACAACATATGCTGGCAAACAGAAATGGAGACCTCAGCCAAATGTGCCACTCTCAACAAAATGGGGAGCTGGCTGGTTTAAGGATTAATGATAGTGAGACTAAGTTAATGAACACCAACCGAAACTAACAACAACAGGTTATTGTGAAACAAGCGACAGTAGAAGAGGTCACCCGATTCAACTATCTGGGAAGCTTTTTGGCACTCGATGGTGGAACGGACCTTGATGTTACcataatagaataaataaagcccgtagtgcattcgGAATGCTTTCTTAAGTGTGGAACTCCAGGAAAATAGCTCTTCGTACCAAGTTAAAGCTGTTTGAGTCCAACGTAAAATCCGTGCTGCTATATGCCTGCGAAACGTGGAAGTGCTCTGCTGACATATCGAGGAACTTTTGCAACTTTTGTTAACCGCTGTCCACGTTACATCCTGAATATCCGGTGGCAacaaaccatatctaacgatgaactgtgGCTCCAAACTGGGCAAAAAAAGGCCATACATTGAGGAAGTCAGCCGACAACATAGCAAAGCAGTATTTTCGATGGAATCCTCTAGGTAGAAGGCGGCCTGGAAGGCCAAGAGAAACAGGGAGATCATCTGTCATGAAAGAAGTCGGTCCCAAAACTTGGAGATGTGGTCCCAGCTGAGGTATCGTGCTAGGTAAAGAGAGAGATGGAAGGAACTGGTTGACaccctatgctccaggaggagttaaagtgcTGCTACTAGCAGCTGAAAACAAAGAAGAGAGAAGATGTATACAAACTTCTTGGAATTACTTACCAATagatttgattattattatttataaattttcccGGCAATCCAAATTGGTTTGAATTTGATTTGACAAACCAAACAGCTGACCGAAATCACAGGAAGAAATTCACCTCATTTTGTGGAGCTTTTTATGAGGTTTGTCGCAGAATACAAAATTGTGACAATCTCATAAGAAACCTGACAAAAAAATGTGACTTGTGAGCATCACAAGTCTAGAATAAGcctgtattattatttttactaaaaaatagtCTAAGGCATTGATTAGTCCACAGAAAAACCAATCAAAATCTCTGTTCCGACGACTTAGCTTTGAACcaacgatttttaaaatttcatctttgtatataaaaccttTTATATCATCATTAAGCCAGTTGTTTACGTTcgccaaaaaaatatactagaTATCGACcctggtagtacccgtggtgtgatggttaatgcgttggatTGGCTtagaactgtaggtcccctccattcctcgCAAAATTTCTCGAACGCAGAGATGGTTGCGAGCTGtacgtcactaggccctaaCTCTCGATGGACTGTTACGCCatctaatttattaatttattaaaattatagataGACCGTATGATTATTTGAAAAGTGAACACAATTCTGCTACTAGTCCGTACTCATCTGTTACAATCTAAACGGGGTCTTAATTATCCGGCCCAATCCAACTCAATCCTAAGGTTATTCATGTTCCTAAGTAGAAATACAAAAGTTGAGTTCAAGTTCAGTTTATCCACCTTTTCTGTTTGTtgtgcaaacaaattaattttttttgtatttatttgtaaataaatttcgtAAACAACAAGATAATTACAACGCGCGGAGTCATGGAAGAGTACGAA
It encodes:
- the LOC129938452 gene encoding 2-(3-amino-3-carboxypropyl)histidine synthase subunit 2, producing the protein MTASAFSTSESVSLERQAETDNDLDTSFEQIWSDKHLKVCCGWIKQNNYRNVCLQFPDNYLPFSVRISDSLKSECKTNVFVLADTSYGSCCVDEIAAAHVEADSLIHFGNACRSKVSRLPVLYMFPELPFAIEHFEKHIISLKGQSKPISIYLDIGYHYLLEPVADNVFASINTLLAGTKISIKTYPFDEESNEEHETSDDRICIFIGADNNRFFNLSLTSKAAQWFIYNPKSNSFEEKNPLTAAYIRRRYFYIEKCKDAQMLGLIVATLTSDGYLNVVTRLQEMARSHGIKTQIISVGRINPAKLANFLEIDCFVMIGCPFNNMYTSKEFYKPIVSVFEAEMALNPAWHMKYPESYVTDFKEILPEGSNYLEFKAGDVTENDVSLVSGRMRSSAIGDAEEGSESSTTVAQVAKMHLMETSNGLTFEDRTWKGLDPELGCTEPAKIQKGLSGIPTNYTHD